The genomic DNA TCGAGGCGCGCGCCGCGGGCCCAGTCGAGGGCGGGCATCATCTTCTTGCCCGGGGGCTGGACCATGCCCAGACGCAACGCGGTGGTGGCGGTGCCGACGAACACGCCGGACTTGCGGACCTCGATGACTCGTTCCGGCAATTCCTCCTGCACCATCTCCACCGGCCCGAGTTTGATCCGTTCACCGCCGACCAGCGTCCAGGCGCCCGGCGCGGGCGTGACCGAGCGGATTCGGCGGTCGACGGCGAGCGCGGGCTGATCCCAGCGCACCCGCGCGTCCTCCGTGGTCACCTTGGGCGCGTAGGACAGGCCCTCGGCGGGCTGCGGCACGGCGTGCAATGTCGCGTCCTCGATGCCGTCCATGGTGGTCTCGAGCAGGTGCGCGCCGGTCTCGGCGAGCCTGCCCAGCAGGTCGCCCGCGGTGTCGCCCGCGCCGATCTTCTCGGTGATCACGCCGTAGACGGGTCCGCTGTCGAGCCCCTTCTCGATCCGGAAGGTACTCGCGCCGGTGATCTCGTCACCGGCGTTGATGGCGGCCTGCACCGGCGCTGCGCCGCGCCAGGCGGGCAGCAGGGAGAAGTGCAGGTTGACCCAGCCGTGGCGCGGGATGTCCAGGGCGACCTGCGGCAGCAAGGCGCCGTAGGCGACCACCGGGCAGCAGTCCGGCGCCAATTCGCGCAGTCGGCCGAGGAATTCGGGGTCCGACGGCTTGGCGGGTGTGAGCACCGGGATGTCGTGTACGTCGGCCAGCGCCCCGATCGGCGACCTGGTCACCTTGCGTCCGCGACCGGCGACGGCGTCGGGACGGGTGACCACGGCGACCACCTCGTGCCTCGGCGAGGCGATCAGCCTGCGCAGCGACGGGACAGCCGGTTCGGGTGTGCCCGCGAAGACCAGGCGCATCAGCGGGTCCGCCCGAACGGTCCGGCCTGTCCTGCACCGCGGCTGCCGCGCACGGTGATTCCTGCCTCGAACCAATCGGATTCGCGGATTGCGCGCATCGCTTCCTTTCGGGCGGCGGGGTCGAGCCGGTCGATGAACAACACCCCGTCGAGATGGTCGGTTTCGTGCTGTACGCAGCGGGCGAGTAGCTCCTCGGCGTCGAACGCGACGGGCTCGCCGTCGTAGTCGACACCGGATACCCGGACCCGCAGCGCACGACGGGTGTCGTAGCGCAGGCCGGGGATCGACAGGCAGCCCTCGGGGCCGACCTGTTCTTCGTCGCCGATCACGGTATAGGTCGGGTTGACCAGGTGGCCCGCCATGTCGCCGGTGTCGTAGACGAACACGCGCAGGCCGACGCCGATCTGCGGGGCGGCCATGCCGACACCGCCGTCGTCGTGCATGGTGTCGGCGAGGTCGGTGACGAGCTGACGCAACTCCCGATCGAACTCGGTGACCTCCGACGCACGCGCGCGCAGGATGGGATCGCCGAACAGGCGAACGGGCTGGATGGTCACAATGGCTCCCGGCAGAACAACGGATACGGTCGATTCATTCTAGTGACCGGCGCCGAGCGCCCCTGGAGCGCGTGAGCCGATGCGCTCAGGAGTTGCCCGCGATGATCACCTGCGGGATGCCGGTGCCCAGGGCTACCGGCACGCAGACCGGTTCGGGAGCGTGGCCGGGATCGAGCACCGTCAGGAGCAGATCCCGGACGAACGGGTCGTAGACCATGTGGAAGTGGCCGGTCAGGTTCTGCGGGCACAGATCCTGGATGGCGATATTGCGGGCGCCCTGGCCGCGCAGCGCGATGTTCTCGAACGGCTGGATCATCTCGTCGACCCGGCTGCCGACGGTCACGTACTCGACGCCGGGCACCGTGTCGCCGCCCTCGTTGAGCGCCAGCATGGTCGGCGATCCCTGGGCCTGCTGCACCGCGGCCAGTGAGGTGACCGTCGCGAAGAGGTCGAGCGCGCCCGGGATGGCCTGCGCGACGGGGACCAGCCCGTACATCACGCCGCCGTAGGTGGGCGAGGCCAGTCCGATCCAGCGTGCGACCTTCGGCGCTCCCCCCAGTTTGTTGACGTAGTAGCGGGTTACGTTGGCGCCCTGGGAGAAACCGACGAGATCGACCTGTTGCGCGCCGGTCTCGGCCAGGACACGGTCGACGAACGCGCCGATCTGCACGGCACTGTCCCGCA from Nocardia higoensis includes the following:
- the fmt gene encoding methionyl-tRNA formyltransferase; this encodes MRLVFAGTPEPAVPSLRRLIASPRHEVVAVVTRPDAVAGRGRKVTRSPIGALADVHDIPVLTPAKPSDPEFLGRLRELAPDCCPVVAYGALLPQVALDIPRHGWVNLHFSLLPAWRGAAPVQAAINAGDEITGASTFRIEKGLDSGPVYGVITEKIGAGDTAGDLLGRLAETGAHLLETTMDGIEDATLHAVPQPAEGLSYAPKVTTEDARVRWDQPALAVDRRIRSVTPAPGAWTLVGGERIKLGPVEMVQEELPERVIEVRKSGVFVGTATTALRLGMVQPPGKKMMPALDWARGARLEPGAVVE
- the def gene encoding peptide deformylase, giving the protein MTIQPVRLFGDPILRARASEVTEFDRELRQLVTDLADTMHDDGGVGMAAPQIGVGLRVFVYDTGDMAGHLVNPTYTVIGDEEQVGPEGCLSIPGLRYDTRRALRVRVSGVDYDGEPVAFDAEELLARCVQHETDHLDGVLFIDRLDPAARKEAMRAIRESDWFEAGITVRGSRGAGQAGPFGRTR
- a CDS encoding esterase/lipase family protein — encoded protein: MQQLGSGRGRGVSQAVRATTIGILTVVALVIATATASGEPAAVPTVAGPIQSDHLGAALYQRQHQNVTPSGTNDFDCRPDAGHPRPVVLAHGTDSSAYSDWSAIGPSLVAAGFCVFAPNYGAAVGADTYGTEDLRDSAVQIGAFVDRVLAETGAQQVDLVGFSQGANVTRYYVNKLGGAPKVARWIGLASPTYGGVMYGLVPVAQAIPGALDLFATVTSLAAVQQAQGSPTMLALNEGGDTVPGVEYVTVGSRVDEMIQPFENIALRGQGARNIAIQDLCPQNLTGHFHMVYDPFVRDLLLTVLDPGHAPEPVCVPVALGTGIPQVIIAGNS